In one Brevibacillus composti genomic region, the following are encoded:
- a CDS encoding helix-turn-helix domain-containing protein, translating to MNDLTRYQLLAKAKVPPAAKLLYSYLMDRAGGRHGCVLLSGKKLALEVGLSPSTVRRNLHRLQLIGLIRITARYSEEGIRLTNQITFR from the coding sequence ATGAATGATCTTACCCGGTATCAACTGCTGGCCAAAGCGAAGGTCCCTCCTGCAGCAAAGCTATTGTACAGCTACCTGATGGACCGCGCGGGCGGGCGGCACGGCTGCGTCTTGTTGTCCGGCAAAAAGCTGGCTTTGGAGGTGGGTCTCTCTCCTTCCACTGTCCGCCGAAATCTGCATCGCCTGCAACTTATTGGACTCATTCGGATTACGGCCCGTTATTCGGAGGAAGGCATTCGCCTCACCAATCAAATAACGTTTCGGTAA
- a CDS encoding TnpV protein, giving the protein MELTYSPQGDYLLPNLTLSEAETTIGKYGMMRKTFLKTERKGMYAHLMLSGQLNQHLAEVDRTAREQIDRTMQELLASHPAPDKASDPLAWTGHMNNLKQQAEELILAELIYH; this is encoded by the coding sequence ATGGAACTGACGTACTCGCCGCAAGGGGATTATCTGCTGCCCAACCTGACGCTGAGCGAAGCGGAGACGACCATCGGGAAGTACGGGATGATGCGCAAGACGTTCCTGAAAACCGAGCGGAAGGGCATGTACGCCCATCTGATGTTGTCGGGGCAGTTGAACCAACATCTGGCGGAAGTCGACCGGACAGCGCGGGAGCAGATCGACCGGACGATGCAGGAGCTGCTCGCGTCTCACCCGGCGCCGGACAAGGCGAGCGATCCGCTGGCCTGGACGGGACACATGAACAACCTGAAGCAGCAGGCGGAGGAACTGATTCTCGCGGAACTGATTTATCATTAA